From a single Fulvivirga ulvae genomic region:
- a CDS encoding eCIS core domain-containing protein, with protein MNDQLTGSKGGNSSVNRLNQNSSSLDFKFGSNLDVKNQFTDNVNPVTHLATRQNSSQNQSSKTTNNTGLPDTLKSGVEGLSGHSMDDVKVHYNSSKPAQLQALAYAQGTDIHVGPGQEQHLPHEAWHVVQQKQGRVRANKQLKGKGVGINDDSNLEREADVMGAKALQSEGKGSATQLKSANPTNNVVQGKFGFELELTIAVEAKQGSKYQDPKLANGNIHLGETENMALHVDHQESKAVIGDGVVDNSMYDTGGAPIIEVVTKPLDEFGDNIDSEIGTLATDLNNLQSGLMAARGQRKPLKDIMPQAKDKLVVGGKKKGRQNTNSYTHATYGVKLSQVPQVFTNHAEEMLRQRGDNSQAAERAGNLTKAVAAATEVSDWIFNEYKDKTSGLFRWKKLNIWDIHTQEDMDNIKGVLTLLANYMITYTRVKGKLMKNHVGVFFYKSNLSKLISGLSEKQRNLLNKKNDGIAKKLIEKCVEQRKDTLDSNVDWKGWVKEVIKGKNDRILNKAKNGYSPELGPDDLGPGSNKEKGVVMENRYIAELLQGYGKKIPPNNWRDMIMSVKDYLKNYNG; from the coding sequence ATGAATGATCAACTAACGGGCTCAAAAGGTGGGAATTCATCAGTAAACAGGTTGAACCAAAATAGCAGTAGTCTTGATTTCAAATTTGGAAGTAATCTTGATGTGAAAAACCAGTTTACTGATAACGTAAATCCGGTCACCCATTTGGCCACCCGGCAGAACTCCTCCCAAAATCAATCTTCAAAAACAACAAACAATACCGGACTTCCTGATACTTTGAAATCAGGAGTTGAGGGTTTGTCCGGGCATTCAATGGATGACGTAAAGGTGCATTACAACTCCAGTAAGCCTGCTCAGCTTCAGGCCTTAGCTTATGCTCAGGGTACGGACATCCATGTAGGACCGGGACAGGAGCAGCATCTTCCCCATGAAGCATGGCATGTGGTACAGCAGAAGCAAGGGAGGGTGCGGGCCAATAAACAGCTCAAAGGAAAGGGTGTCGGTATTAACGATGACAGCAATCTGGAAAGGGAGGCGGATGTTATGGGAGCTAAAGCGTTACAATCAGAAGGCAAAGGATCAGCAACGCAGCTAAAATCTGCCAATCCTACGAATAATGTGGTACAGGGAAAGTTTGGTTTTGAATTGGAGCTGACCATAGCAGTAGAAGCCAAACAAGGCAGTAAGTATCAAGATCCGAAATTAGCTAATGGTAATATACACTTGGGAGAAACTGAAAATATGGCATTGCATGTAGACCATCAGGAAAGTAAGGCGGTAATAGGTGATGGGGTAGTGGATAATAGCATGTATGATACAGGTGGAGCCCCAATTATTGAGGTCGTTACAAAACCGCTGGACGAATTCGGAGATAACATTGATAGTGAAATTGGTACCCTGGCGACTGATCTGAATAACTTACAAAGCGGGTTGATGGCGGCCAGGGGGCAGAGAAAGCCACTTAAGGATATAATGCCGCAGGCTAAAGATAAATTGGTAGTTGGAGGGAAAAAAAAGGGAAGGCAAAATACCAACTCTTACACCCATGCTACGTACGGTGTTAAGCTTTCTCAGGTGCCACAAGTTTTTACTAATCATGCTGAGGAAATGCTGCGACAAAGAGGTGATAATTCGCAAGCGGCGGAACGTGCGGGCAATTTGACCAAGGCTGTTGCGGCGGCAACAGAAGTGTCTGACTGGATATTTAATGAGTATAAAGATAAGACTTCCGGATTATTTAGGTGGAAGAAGCTAAATATCTGGGATATACACACTCAGGAAGATATGGATAATATTAAAGGTGTTCTAACCCTGCTGGCAAATTATATGATTACTTACACTCGGGTTAAAGGTAAACTAATGAAAAACCACGTTGGGGTATTCTTTTACAAGTCTAACCTCTCGAAACTGATTAGTGGACTTTCTGAGAAACAAAGGAACCTTTTGAATAAAAAAAATGATGGTATTGCGAAAAAGCTTATAGAAAAATGTGTGGAACAGCGCAAAGATACGCTAGATAGCAACGTAGACTGGAAGGGATGGGTTAAAGAGGTAATTAAAGGGAAAAATGACAGGATATTGAATAAAGCCAAAAATGGATACAGCCCCGAACTGGGACCTGATGACCTGGGGCCGGGAAGTAATAAAGAGAAAGGCGTAGTCATGGAAAACCGATACATTGCTGAACTATTACAAGGATACGGCAAAAAAATACCCCCTAACAATTGGCGTGACATGATCATGTCGGTGAAGGATTATCTGAAAAATTATAATGGGTAA
- a CDS encoding alanine dehydrogenase, giving the protein MTKKEKSGFAQLAQESSLYPQEKLMPVKRSKYSFFIGLPNEISLQEKRITLTPDSVALLVNNGHEVWVETKAGEGSKFSDKEYSEAGAKIVYSAEEVYKANIILKIEPPTLEEIDMMKPRQGLISAVQMGSQTPDYFKALNKKNITALAFEFIEDKVGGFPIIRAMSEIAGNTVMSIAAEYLSSSNGGKGVIVGGITGVPPTKVVIIGAGTVAEYAARAAIGLGAEVQVFDNHIYKLRRIKHTLGQQIYTSTIDTVTLAECLKNADIVIGALRVEKGRARYVVTEEMVADMKADSVIIDLSIDQGGCVETSELTNLKQPIFRKYDVIHYCVANIASRVAYTATTALSNIFTPTILRAAEEGGIEEMIFAHKWFMNGVYTYKGSLTNEPIARKFGLKHKDLSLLMAARF; this is encoded by the coding sequence ATGACTAAGAAAGAAAAATCAGGCTTCGCGCAGTTAGCACAAGAGTCCAGCCTATACCCACAGGAAAAATTAATGCCGGTAAAAAGAAGTAAATATTCTTTTTTTATTGGTCTTCCCAATGAAATATCACTCCAGGAAAAGCGAATTACCCTTACGCCTGATTCAGTAGCGTTATTGGTAAATAACGGACATGAGGTTTGGGTGGAGACCAAGGCTGGAGAAGGTTCGAAATTTTCTGATAAAGAATATAGCGAGGCGGGTGCAAAGATTGTTTACTCGGCAGAAGAGGTATACAAAGCCAATATTATTTTAAAGATAGAACCCCCTACGCTGGAGGAAATAGATATGATGAAGCCCAGGCAGGGTTTGATCTCGGCCGTTCAAATGGGGAGCCAGACGCCTGATTATTTCAAAGCATTGAATAAAAAGAATATCACGGCCCTTGCCTTTGAATTTATAGAGGATAAGGTCGGAGGCTTTCCTATTATAAGGGCAATGAGTGAAATAGCAGGGAATACCGTGATGTCTATTGCCGCAGAGTATTTAAGCAGCTCAAATGGCGGAAAAGGTGTAATCGTAGGAGGGATTACCGGTGTGCCGCCTACAAAGGTGGTGATCATAGGGGCAGGTACCGTGGCGGAGTATGCGGCACGCGCAGCAATAGGTCTGGGAGCCGAAGTACAGGTTTTTGATAACCATATTTATAAGCTCAGAAGAATAAAACATACCCTGGGCCAACAGATATACACTTCCACGATTGATACAGTTACACTTGCGGAATGCTTGAAAAATGCTGATATAGTAATTGGTGCACTGAGGGTGGAAAAAGGTCGTGCGCGTTATGTGGTAACCGAAGAAATGGTCGCAGATATGAAAGCAGACTCAGTTATTATCGACCTTTCCATAGATCAGGGAGGGTGTGTAGAAACTTCAGAACTAACCAATCTTAAGCAACCAATTTTCAGAAAGTATGACGTTATCCATTATTGCGTGGCCAATATTGCCTCGAGGGTTGCATATACTGCTACCACGGCACTGAGCAATATATTTACACCTACAATTTTAAGGGCAGCAGAAGAGGGTGGTATCGAGGAGATGATCTTTGCTCATAAGTGGTTTATGAATGGCGTTTATACCTATAAAGGAAGCCTTACCAACGAGCCTATTGCCAGAAAGTTCGGCTTGAAACACAAGGATTTGAGTTTGTTGATGGCGGCCAGGTTTTAA
- the tsaE gene encoding tRNA (adenosine(37)-N6)-threonylcarbamoyltransferase complex ATPase subunit type 1 TsaE yields MVDSTLPRLQLKCDGLEQLSEVARRIISFGEGYSVWLFEGQMGAGKTTLIKAICEAFKVEDNVNSPTFSIVNEYQNEKGEVFYHFDFYRIKDEEEAMDIGAEEYFYSGDQCFVEWPSKVEGLLPDRILKIEITIIDPVKRLIDLARYD; encoded by the coding sequence ATGGTAGATAGTACTTTGCCACGACTTCAGTTGAAATGTGATGGTTTGGAACAGTTGAGCGAAGTGGCCAGGCGCATTATTTCTTTTGGAGAAGGCTATAGTGTATGGCTCTTTGAAGGACAGATGGGAGCGGGGAAAACCACCCTGATAAAAGCAATTTGTGAAGCTTTTAAAGTTGAAGATAATGTTAATAGTCCTACGTTCTCCATTGTAAACGAATATCAGAATGAAAAAGGAGAAGTGTTTTATCATTTTGATTTCTATAGAATAAAGGATGAAGAAGAAGCAATGGACATTGGTGCCGAAGAGTATTTCTACTCAGGCGATCAGTGTTTTGTGGAGTGGCCTTCCAAGGTTGAAGGTTTACTTCCTGATAGAATATTGAAAATTGAAATTACTATTATAGATCCCGTAAAGCGATTAATAGATTTGGCCAGGTATGACTAA
- a CDS encoding PglZ domain-containing protein: MQRYNILWADDEIDLLKPHILFLENKGYDITPVNSGADALELCEEKHFDVVFLDENMPGMSGLETLTQIKSLRPNLPVVMITKSEEELIMEEAIGAKIADYLIKPLNPSQILLSVKKILENKRLITEKTNLSYQQEFRNISMAFNEDLSHREWAEIYKKLTYWELEIDDTENKSMAEVLNMQKDEANNQFARFVNENYEDWLNDANAEKPLLSHQLMKKKVFPHLGQGKPVFFLVVDNLRYDQWKVIEPAVQELFTIEEEDTYYSILPTTTAYSRNAIFSGMLPLEMSQKHKDLWVGEDEEEGKNNHEDQFLEKQIRRNNLNIKFSYTKIKQITEGKQLVDNVRNLMNNDLNVIVYNFVDMLSHARTDMVMIRELAPDESAYRSITRSWIEHSPLIEALRLIAEAGGKLIITTDHGTIRVKRPFKIVGDRNTNTNLRYKQGKNLGYDNADKIMEAFKPERLHLPKINVSSTYVFATEDQFFAYPNNYNYYVNYYKDTFQHGGVSMEEMIIPIISLNSKYGR, encoded by the coding sequence ATGCAGAGATACAACATTTTATGGGCAGATGACGAAATAGACCTTCTTAAGCCGCATATTCTTTTTTTAGAAAACAAAGGGTATGACATTACCCCTGTAAATAGTGGAGCGGATGCTCTGGAGCTATGTGAGGAAAAGCACTTTGATGTGGTTTTTCTTGATGAGAATATGCCTGGAATGTCAGGATTAGAAACACTGACCCAGATTAAATCTTTGCGCCCCAACTTACCCGTGGTGATGATCACTAAAAGTGAAGAGGAACTGATCATGGAGGAAGCCATCGGAGCCAAAATAGCCGATTACCTGATCAAGCCGCTTAACCCGAGCCAGATATTGCTGTCGGTGAAAAAGATCCTTGAAAATAAGAGGCTGATTACCGAAAAAACAAACCTGTCCTACCAGCAGGAATTCCGCAACATCAGCATGGCTTTTAACGAAGACCTCAGCCACAGAGAGTGGGCAGAGATATACAAGAAGCTAACATATTGGGAACTAGAGATTGATGATACGGAGAATAAAAGTATGGCCGAGGTGCTTAATATGCAAAAGGATGAGGCCAATAATCAATTTGCAAGATTTGTGAATGAAAACTATGAAGATTGGCTGAACGATGCCAACGCTGAAAAACCTTTGCTTTCCCATCAGTTGATGAAAAAGAAAGTTTTTCCGCATTTAGGGCAGGGTAAGCCGGTTTTCTTTTTGGTGGTTGACAATCTCAGGTATGATCAGTGGAAAGTTATTGAACCCGCTGTACAGGAGCTCTTTACTATAGAGGAAGAAGATACTTATTATTCGATACTTCCAACTACTACAGCATACTCCCGCAATGCTATCTTTTCGGGTATGTTACCCCTGGAAATGTCACAAAAGCATAAGGACCTATGGGTTGGTGAAGATGAGGAAGAAGGGAAAAACAATCATGAGGACCAATTCCTTGAAAAGCAGATCAGAAGAAATAACCTCAATATTAAATTCAGTTACACCAAAATCAAACAGATCACTGAAGGCAAACAGCTTGTAGACAATGTACGCAATCTGATGAATAATGATCTGAACGTGATCGTTTACAATTTTGTAGACATGCTGTCGCATGCACGCACTGATATGGTAATGATCCGCGAGCTGGCCCCTGATGAGTCTGCCTACAGATCCATTACCAGGTCATGGATAGAACATTCACCTCTAATAGAAGCGCTGAGGTTAATAGCCGAAGCCGGAGGTAAGCTCATCATTACCACTGACCATGGTACAATTCGCGTAAAGCGTCCTTTTAAAATAGTAGGTGACAGAAATACTAACACTAATCTCAGGTATAAACAGGGTAAAAACCTGGGGTATGACAATGCCGATAAAATAATGGAAGCCTTTAAGCCCGAGCGTCTTCATTTGCCAAAGATTAATGTTTCTTCAACCTATGTATTTGCTACAGAGGATCAATTTTTTGCCTATCCCAATAACTATAACTATTATGTAAATTATTACAAGGATACTTTTCAGCATGGTGGAGTGTCAATGGAGGAAATGATTATTCCAATAATTTCATTAAATTCGAAATATGGTAGATAG
- a CDS encoding HD domain-containing protein → MNKRKIFNDPVYGFINIKSDLIFDIIEHPVFQRLRRIKQLGLTDLIYPGALHTRFHHAIGAMHLMTRALDNLRSKGIDISDDEYEAAQIAILLHDIGHGPFSHALEFSLLQGIRHESLSYLLMKYLNSKFNNKLELSLKIFQNTYKKRFLHQLVSSQLDMDRLDYLKRDSFFTGVSEGAIGLDRIISMLNVVDDQIVIEEKGLYSIENFLNARRLMYWQVYLHKASVSAEKMLVNLIIRAKDLSLGGHEIFASEALKVFLTDQKTLEDFQQNDTLIATYGMLDDYDIWGAIKVWQHHSDKILSSLSTQLLNRQLYKIKLSNDPLSKNELKILRNKIAESYNIVRADARYFFAYGEVTNKAYIAEGQSINILTKKGKVIDIAEAVDLPNIKAISKIVKKYYLCCPKNVSL, encoded by the coding sequence TTGAACAAAAGAAAAATTTTCAACGATCCCGTATATGGCTTCATCAATATAAAAAGCGACCTGATTTTCGATATCATCGAGCATCCGGTTTTTCAAAGACTAAGGCGGATCAAACAGTTGGGCCTTACTGACCTGATTTATCCGGGTGCCCTACACACGCGCTTTCACCATGCCATAGGCGCCATGCACCTTATGACACGCGCACTGGATAATCTGCGAAGTAAAGGTATAGACATCTCCGATGATGAATATGAGGCTGCTCAGATAGCCATTTTACTTCACGATATTGGCCATGGTCCTTTTTCCCATGCTCTTGAGTTTAGCCTTCTTCAGGGAATAAGGCATGAAAGCCTGTCCTATTTACTAATGAAGTATCTCAATTCCAAATTTAATAACAAACTTGAGTTGAGTTTAAAAATATTTCAAAATACCTATAAAAAACGGTTCCTGCATCAACTGGTATCCAGCCAGCTGGACATGGACCGGCTTGATTACTTAAAGCGTGACAGCTTTTTTACCGGCGTTTCTGAAGGCGCTATAGGACTGGACAGGATCATCAGCATGCTTAACGTTGTGGATGACCAGATCGTGATTGAGGAAAAGGGATTATACAGCATCGAGAACTTCCTCAACGCAAGGCGCCTTATGTATTGGCAGGTTTATCTCCATAAGGCTTCTGTAAGTGCAGAAAAAATGCTTGTCAACCTGATTATAAGAGCCAAGGACCTCTCCCTTGGCGGCCACGAGATCTTCGCCAGTGAGGCGCTAAAAGTATTTCTGACAGACCAAAAGACTCTGGAGGATTTTCAGCAAAACGACACGCTCATCGCCACCTATGGCATGCTTGATGACTATGACATATGGGGCGCTATAAAAGTATGGCAGCACCATAGCGACAAGATCCTAAGCTCTTTAAGCACCCAGCTACTTAACCGTCAGCTATATAAGATAAAACTTAGCAATGACCCCCTAAGCAAAAACGAGCTCAAAATCCTGCGAAATAAAATTGCCGAGAGTTATAACATTGTGCGGGCAGATGCGCGTTACTTTTTTGCTTATGGTGAAGTAACAAATAAAGCATACATAGCCGAAGGACAGTCTATCAATATCTTAACAAAAAAAGGGAAAGTAATAGACATTGCGGAAGCCGTGGATTTACCTAATATCAAGGCTATCAGCAAAATTGTTAAAAAATACTATCTATGCTGCCCCAAAAATGTATCTTTGTGA
- the lpxD gene encoding UDP-3-O-(3-hydroxymyristoyl)glucosamine N-acyltransferase produces MEFTVNQIASLLGGEVKGDGELKINMLAKIQEAKKGQISFLSNLKYENHLYSTRASAVIVDKDFDPRKPVDTTLILVDDPYSSFTVLLEEYHKFISFQKSGIEEPCYIGKDSQIGEDVYRGAFSYIGNNVKIGNNVKIYPHAYIGDNVTVGDNTIVNSGVKLYANTIIGNNCVLHSGVVIGSDGFGFAPQDDGTYKTIPQMGNVIVGDNVDIGANTVIDCATFHGDSTRIHSGVKLDNLIQIAHNVEIGKNTVIAAQSGVSGSTIIGENCVIAGQVGIAGHIVLANKTSIGAKAGLGKSIKEENAKLMGSPAFDVKDFYRSYAAFKNLPDLNAKLKQLEEKVLNLPTFQEKQ; encoded by the coding sequence ATGGAATTTACCGTTAATCAAATAGCATCACTTTTAGGTGGTGAAGTAAAAGGTGATGGAGAATTGAAGATTAATATGCTGGCCAAGATTCAGGAAGCAAAAAAAGGCCAGATATCATTTCTCTCTAACCTTAAATACGAGAACCACCTCTATAGCACCCGTGCGAGTGCTGTAATAGTAGATAAAGATTTTGACCCCAGGAAACCGGTCGATACTACTTTAATTCTTGTTGACGACCCGTACTCATCATTTACAGTACTTCTTGAAGAGTACCACAAATTTATCAGCTTTCAAAAATCAGGTATCGAAGAGCCCTGTTATATAGGCAAAGACAGTCAAATTGGCGAAGATGTTTATCGCGGTGCCTTTTCATACATTGGCAACAATGTAAAAATCGGCAATAATGTGAAAATATACCCACATGCTTACATCGGGGACAATGTAACTGTCGGGGATAATACTATAGTAAATTCAGGAGTAAAACTTTATGCCAATACAATCATTGGCAACAACTGTGTATTGCACTCGGGTGTGGTAATAGGAAGTGATGGCTTCGGCTTTGCCCCCCAGGACGATGGTACATACAAAACCATCCCTCAAATGGGCAATGTAATAGTAGGCGACAATGTAGATATCGGGGCTAATACGGTTATAGATTGTGCTACTTTCCATGGAGACTCCACGAGAATCCACAGTGGGGTCAAACTGGATAATCTTATTCAGATCGCCCATAATGTTGAAATTGGCAAGAACACGGTGATTGCAGCACAATCCGGCGTAAGCGGCTCTACCATCATTGGTGAAAATTGTGTTATCGCCGGACAGGTTGGGATCGCCGGTCATATTGTACTGGCTAATAAAACCTCTATTGGCGCCAAGGCAGGCCTGGGAAAATCAATTAAGGAAGAGAATGCCAAACTCATGGGCAGCCCCGCCTTTGATGTGAAAGATTTCTACCGCTCGTATGCTGCATTTAAAAATCTCCCCGATTTAAATGCCAAATTGAAGCAACTTGAAGAAAAAGTACTAAATTTGCCGACATTTCAGGAAAAGCAGTAA
- a CDS encoding bifunctional UDP-3-O-[3-hydroxymyristoyl] N-acetylglucosamine deacetylase/3-hydroxyacyl-ACP dehydratase translates to MNIKQHTIKKSVTLSGVGLHTGVETNMTFLPAKPGHGIKFQRIDLEGQPVVDADVDNVVDLSRGTTIEQSGARISTVEHTLAALVGLQIDNVLIQLDGPEPPIMDGSSKQFVDILNEAGTEEQNALRDFYEVQDSIFYREPARDVEIAALPLDDYRVTVMIDYNSPVLGSQHASLTDISQFEKEIASCRTFCFLHELEMLHKHNLIKGGDLNNAIVVVDRVVKEEELESLASLFNKPKVEVKKEGILNNVELRYRNEPARHKLLDVMGDLALAGKPIKAQILAARPGHAANVAFAKKLKRAMETSAKQNAPKYNPSLPPVLDINQISNILPHRYPFLLIDKIIHLDEESVSGVKNVTLNEHFFMGHFPGNPVMPGVLQVEAMAQIGGILVLNTVPDPENYWTYFLGIENFRFRKMVLPGDTLVIKCDLLAPIKRGIAKMTGRAFVGNTLVCEGTMTASIVRKDS, encoded by the coding sequence ATGAATATCAAACAACACACTATAAAAAAATCCGTGACACTTTCCGGAGTGGGTTTGCATACCGGCGTGGAAACAAATATGACCTTTCTTCCGGCTAAACCGGGACATGGTATAAAGTTTCAGAGGATTGACCTCGAAGGTCAGCCGGTGGTAGACGCAGACGTTGATAATGTGGTAGATCTCTCAAGGGGAACTACTATAGAGCAAAGTGGTGCACGGATAAGCACAGTTGAACATACCTTAGCCGCTTTGGTAGGCCTTCAAATTGATAACGTACTTATCCAGCTTGATGGCCCCGAACCTCCTATTATGGATGGTAGTTCAAAACAGTTTGTTGATATTCTTAATGAAGCAGGCACAGAAGAGCAAAATGCCCTTCGGGATTTTTATGAGGTTCAGGACAGCATATTTTACAGAGAACCTGCAAGAGATGTCGAAATAGCGGCTCTTCCACTTGATGACTACAGGGTAACAGTTATGATTGATTATAACTCCCCCGTACTGGGAAGCCAACATGCTTCGCTAACCGATATCAGTCAGTTTGAAAAAGAAATAGCCTCCTGCAGGACTTTCTGCTTCCTGCATGAACTGGAAATGCTACATAAACACAACCTGATAAAAGGTGGTGATTTGAATAACGCCATAGTTGTTGTTGATCGTGTGGTAAAGGAAGAGGAACTCGAAAGCCTCGCTTCTCTTTTTAACAAACCAAAAGTAGAAGTTAAAAAAGAGGGTATACTCAACAATGTTGAATTAAGGTACCGCAACGAGCCTGCAAGACACAAGTTACTTGATGTGATGGGCGATCTTGCTCTTGCGGGTAAGCCTATAAAAGCCCAGATACTTGCTGCACGCCCAGGTCATGCGGCCAATGTGGCATTTGCAAAAAAATTAAAACGGGCAATGGAGACTTCTGCCAAACAAAATGCTCCAAAGTATAACCCGAGTTTACCTCCTGTATTAGATATCAATCAGATATCAAACATACTGCCCCACAGATACCCTTTTCTACTCATAGATAAAATCATACATTTAGATGAGGAAAGCGTATCCGGAGTTAAAAATGTAACCTTGAACGAGCACTTTTTCATGGGACACTTCCCTGGCAACCCTGTCATGCCTGGAGTTTTACAGGTAGAAGCTATGGCTCAGATAGGCGGTATCCTGGTTCTTAACACAGTTCCCGACCCTGAAAATTACTGGACTTACTTCCTGGGAATAGAGAACTTCAGATTTAGAAAAATGGTGCTCCCCGGAGACACGCTGGTAATAAAGTGTGATCTGCTGGCACCGATTAAAAGGGGAATAGCAAAAATGACCGGAAGGGCATTTGTAGGAAACACGCTGGTATGTGAAGGAACGATGACCGCCAGCATAGTAAGGAAAGACTCATGA
- the lpxA gene encoding acyl-ACP--UDP-N-acetylglucosamine O-acyltransferase has product MNQPLAYIHPQAKIARNVVIEPFSTIHKNVTIDEGTWIGPNVTIFEGARIGKNVKIFPGASISAVPQDLKYKGEETETFIGDNTVIREYVTISRGTDDRDKTEIGSNCLLMAYVHVAHDCIIGNNCIIANAVQIAGHVTVNDYAIIGGSSAIHQFVKVGAHTMLSGGSLVRKDVPPYTKAAREPLTYCGINSIGLRRRGFSSEKINEIQEIYRYVFLKGLNNSKALDLVELELAPSKERDEIINFIRSSDRGVMKGYSY; this is encoded by the coding sequence ATGAACCAACCATTAGCATATATTCATCCTCAGGCTAAAATTGCCAGAAATGTAGTTATTGAACCATTTTCTACCATCCATAAGAATGTAACTATAGATGAGGGGACATGGATTGGGCCGAATGTGACCATATTTGAAGGTGCCCGAATTGGAAAGAATGTTAAGATTTTTCCCGGAGCCTCAATCTCAGCTGTACCGCAGGATCTCAAATACAAGGGTGAGGAAACAGAAACTTTCATTGGCGACAATACGGTCATCCGGGAATATGTAACAATCAGCCGGGGTACCGATGACAGAGACAAAACTGAAATAGGCAGTAATTGCCTGCTCATGGCTTACGTTCACGTGGCCCATGACTGCATCATTGGCAACAACTGCATTATTGCCAATGCGGTACAAATTGCAGGGCATGTCACTGTGAATGACTACGCTATTATAGGGGGCTCAAGCGCCATCCATCAGTTTGTTAAAGTGGGCGCTCACACCATGCTTTCTGGTGGATCATTAGTAAGAAAAGATGTACCTCCATACACCAAAGCGGCAAGAGAACCACTTACGTACTGCGGTATCAATTCAATTGGCCTGAGACGCAGAGGTTTTTCTTCCGAAAAAATAAATGAAATTCAGGAGATATACAGATACGTTTTCCTTAAAGGTTTAAATAACTCCAAGGCTCTTGATCTGGTAGAACTGGAGCTTGCACCTTCAAAAGAACGTGACGAAATCATTAACTTTATAAGAAGCTCCGATCGCGGCGTAATGAAAGGTTATTCTTATTAA
- a CDS encoding ABC transporter ATP-binding protein has product MDVSLQNLAKRYNKEWIFKGLSYELKTGESYALTGSNGSGKSTLLQIISGYHLPSAGNIIYKGQGGLIAQEEVFQHISIATPYMELIEEFTLKEHLDFHFKFRKMREGFTIDKIMESCLLLGARNKYIKNFSSGMKQRLKLALSFYTESDLVLLDEPTSNLDRQGTDWYQERMRQLRKTNATILIASNQEYEYEEFCMQYIDMLKYKY; this is encoded by the coding sequence ATGGATGTATCCCTTCAAAATCTGGCAAAGAGATATAATAAAGAGTGGATATTCAAGGGACTTAGCTACGAACTGAAAACCGGGGAAAGCTACGCGCTGACAGGTTCAAACGGCAGTGGAAAGTCCACATTATTACAAATTATATCAGGATATCACCTGCCTTCCGCAGGTAATATAATATATAAGGGCCAAGGCGGACTGATAGCTCAGGAAGAGGTATTTCAGCATATTTCTATTGCAACACCTTACATGGAGCTTATTGAGGAGTTTACCCTTAAAGAACATCTTGATTTTCACTTCAAATTCAGAAAGATGAGAGAGGGCTTTACCATTGACAAGATCATGGAAAGCTGCCTTTTATTGGGCGCAAGAAATAAATACATCAAAAATTTTTCATCCGGTATGAAGCAGAGGCTAAAACTTGCACTTTCCTTTTACACCGAAAGTGACCTTGTATTGCTTGATGAACCGACTTCGAACCTGGATAGGCAGGGTACTGACTGGTACCAGGAAAGGATGAGACAATTAAGGAAGACTAATGCCACTATTCTTATTGCATCAAATCAAGAATATGAATACGAGGAATTTTGTATGCAATACATTGATATGCTGAAATATAAGTATTAG